DNA from Desulfarculus baarsii DSM 2075:
ATCATTGGGCCGGATGATGGATCTGCCCGACATGGAAAAGCGCGTGGGCCGTTCGGTGGCCGTGGGCGGGCTGGGCTGCCTGGCCGCCGGGTTGCTGGGCGTGCTGGGGCCGGTGACCTACTCGGTGAGTCCGGGGGTGGTGCTGGCCACCGACAACGCCAGCCGCTGGTCGCTGCTGCCGGTGGCGCTGGCGCTTGTGCTATTGGCCTTTTGGCCCCAGGGCATGGGCTTTTTTCAGCTTGTGCCCCAGCCGGTGGCCGGGGCGGTGCTCTTTTGCCTGATGGCCCTGACCACCTACGCCGCCCTGGCCGTGCTGGAAGGCGGGGCCTGCGCGGCCGATCGGCGCTCGGGCCTGGTGGTGGGGGCCTCGCTGGTGGCCGGGGCGATCATCAGCTTCCTGCCCGAGGACGCCCGCCAGGCCATGCATCCCTACCTGCGGCCGGTGTTGGGCAACGGCTTTGTCACGGGCCTGCTGCTGGCCATGATCCTCGACCGCCTCCTGCCCCGGCCCAGCGCCGCCAAGTAGGCCGGGCCCTATTTGACCAACGGCAGAACCTGGGCGAACTCGGGTCGATCGGCCCGTTGCAACAGCTCGTAGATGAACATCTCGGCGCTGGTGATCAGCGCGCCGGCCTGGCGCAGACGCTCCAGGGCCAGGGCGTGGTTGCCCGCCGCCCGCGAGCCGACGGCGTCGGCCACCACCTGCACGGCGTATCCGGCGGCCAGCGCGCCCAGGGCCGTCTGCATCACGCAGATGTGCGCCTCGATGCCCACCAGCACCAGCGTCCGCCGGCCCAGGCCGGCCACGGCCCCGGCAAACGGCTCCAGGCCAAAGCAGTCGAAGCTGGTTTTTTCCATGGCCTCCAGCCCCGGCGGCAGGGCCTGGGCCAGGGGTGCGACGATCTGGCCCAGCTTGCGCTGGCGGCAGGCCAGCACGGGCAGGTCCATCAGCCCGGCAAAGCGGGCCAGGCGCTGGCAGTTGGCCAACACGGCCCCATGGCCGTCGATGACCGGCAAAAGCTTTTCCTGCACGTCGATGACGATCAGCGCGCAGTCCTCGGGCCGGGTCAGGGCGTGTGTCATGAGCGCTCCTTTCGTGGTGGGCGCGCGACCGGGCTCAGTCGAGCACGAACAAGCGCGCCTGACGCCGCAGCTCCTGGGCGGCCGCGGCCATGTCGGCCGATGACGCCGCGGCCTGCTCGACCAGGGCCGCGTTCTGCTGCACGGCCTGATCCATCTGGCCCACGGCCTTGTTCACTTCCTCGATGCCCAGGGCCTGCTCGTGGCTGGCCGCGCTGATCTCGGCCACGGTCTCGCCCACGTCACGGACGTTATCGAGGATCGCCTCCAGCAGCTCGGCGTTTTCGCGCGCCAGGCGCACGCCCTGCTCGACCTTTTGCGCGCTCTCGCCGATCAGCCCCTGAATCTCCTTGGCCGCCGCCGCCGAGCGCCCGGCCAGGTTGCGCACCTCGCCGGCCACCACGGCGAAGCCACGGCCGGCCTCGCCGGCCCGGGCCGCCTCCACCGCGGCGTTCAAGGCCAGCAGGTTGGTCTGGAAGGCGATCTCGTTGACGACGCTGGTTATCTCTTTGATCTTTTGGCTGGAGGCGTTGACCTCGGCCATGGCCTGGGCCGTGCGCGCGGCCGATTGGCCGCCGTCGGTGGCGATGCGCGTGGTCTTTTGGGCCAAGTCATTGGCTTTGGCCGCGTTTTCGGCGTTTTTGCGCACGGTGGTGGTCATTTGCTCGATGGTGCTGGCGGTCTGCTCGACGGCGGCGGCCTGGCCGCTGGTGCGATCGGCCAAGTCTTGATTGCCGCTGTTTATCTCGCCGGCGGCGTTATCGACCCGGGCCGCGCCCTCGAAAATGCCCCGGGCGATGTCGGCCCAGGCCACGCGCAGGCTCTCCAGGGCCACGCCCACGTGGGCAATCTCGTCGCGGCCGCTGAACTGGTGGGCCGTGGGCCGCAGATCGCCCGAGCGCAGTTGCTCCACCGCCGCCACCAGCCGGCCCAACTGGCCAATGACCCCGCGCTCGGTCACCAGCCAGGCCAGGGCGAAGACCGCGCAGCTCAGGCCCAGGCCAAGGAGCATCAGCATCTTGAGCAGGACGACCTTGCCCCGGGCGATGTCGGCCAGCATGTCCACGGCCTTGTTCATCTCGGCCAAAAGGCCCAGGTTGCCCTGGACCAGCGCGTGCGTCGCTTGGCGCATGCGCGCGGCGTCGGGCCGGTCCTGGAGGATCTGGCCCAGCGGCTGGCGCAGCTGGCGCCACAGGCCCTGGACCAGCGCCAACTGGGCCGCCACCGCGCCGTCGGCCGCTGGCAGGCCGGCCGCCGCGTCGCCGTCGATCAGCCCGGTCATGCCTTGTTCAAACAGCTCGACCGAGGCGGCCAGTTGCTTTTTGACCTCCGCCGGCTGGCCGAAATCGGCCGCCAGCATCAGCGCCTCCTTGGTCATCTTTTGCGAGAGCATGCGCTGGCGGCCAGCTATGTTGACCACCGCGCCGTCGGCCTCTCGCGCGCCCAGGAAATAAATCGCCCCCAAAACCAACGCCGCCGTCGTCGCCAACAGCAGGCCAAAGGCCGTCAGCGCCTTGATCCGAATCGAACCGCCAAACCAACCCATCGACGCCTCCCGCGGCATGGTCGCGTCCACCCAATCGTTGATCGTTTTAGCATAGCAACGGCGTGGTGATTAATCAAAGGCTGGATTGCCGCTCTTGCCGGCTTTTGGCCCGCGCTTGGGGCAAAAGCCCCTCGATCAGCCGCACGGCGTCGGCCATCTCGCGGACGGAGTGGCTGGGCCGCACCTCCAGCACCAGGCGCGGGGCGTGGGCGACCATGGCCAACAGCGCCGGCCAGTCCAACTGGCCCAGGCCGGGCGGCATGTGGTCGTCGGGGCCGATGGCGTCGTGCAGGTGGCAGCCAAGCAGCCGGTCGCCATAAAGGCGCGGCCAGTCGGCCAGGGGGGCCAGGCCGGCCAGGGCCTGGGTGTTGGCGTGGCCGGTGTCAAACCAAAAACCGATGGGCGCGCCGGCGAAGCGGGCCAACAAGTGGCCGGTCTCGGCGATGTCGGGGAGTTCGGCGGCGTGGTTGCGGTTTTCCAGGGCGATGGCCACGCCCAGCTTTTCGGCGCGGCCCAGCAGGCGCTCCAGTGAAAAGCAGGCCTGATCCAGGTGGCGGGGGGCCAAGGCGGCCCGCTGGCGCAGATGCGCGGCCATCTCGGGGGTGAGCCCGCCGGCGCGGGCGGCGTCCGGGGTGACTTTTTTGTCCAGAATAGCGGTGATCTGGCCTAGATGCACCACCAGCGCGCCCACCTCCATGTCGGCGGCCAGCTCCAGCGAGGCCTGGGCGTGGCGCACGGCCAGGGCCCGTTGATCCGGGTCCAGATGGGCCAGGTTGAAGGCGTCGCCGCTGGCGCGCAGGCCCTCGGGCGTGGGGATGTAGTTGTGCAGCGAAACGACCTGGAAGCCCCGGGACTTCAGTTCGGGCCGCAGCAGGCCAAGCGTTTGCCGGTCCAGGCGATATTCCAGCTCCAGGTGGCGCGGGCCCACGACCTCCAGGCGCTCCAGAATGCCTTGGGCGATTTGCGCGGCCGGCGGACGGGGTTGGTCGGGCGGGGTTTTTTCCTGGGCCCAGACGGTGCTGATGGCCAGCGGCGCGGTCATTGATCCTCCGGGGGCGAAAGACGAAAGCGGCCTCCGTCGAGGCCGGGCCGACGGAAGCCGTTTGGTTTGCCGAAAACTGGCGCGCCGATGCTAGGGCTCCATGTAGCCGGTGAGGCAGGCCGCGCCGGTCTTTTTGAACTGGCTCCAGAAGGGGCTGATGGCCCGCAGCTTTTCGATGACGCCGGGCATGTGCTCGAGGACGTAGTCGATCTCCTCTTCGGTGTTGTAGACGCTCAGCGAAAAGCGGATGCTGCCGTGGGCGGCGGTGTAGGGCACGCCCATGGCCCGCAGCACGTGGCTGGGCTCCAGCGAGCCGCTGGTGCAGGCCGAGCCGCTGGAGGCGCAGACGCCCCGCGACGAAAGGTGCAAAAGGATCGATTCGCCCTCGATGTATTCGAAGCTGATGCTGCAAGTGTTGGGCAGGCGGCGCTGTTTGTCGCCATTGAGGATGGTGGCCTCGATTTTGAGCAGGCCGGCCTCCAGGCGGTCGCGCAGGGCCTTTACCCGCGAGTTTTCCTCGACCATGCGCTGGGCGGCCAGCTCGCAGGCCTTGCCCAGGCCGACGATGTAGGGGGCGTTCTCGGTGCCGGCGCGGCGGCCGCGCTCCTGGTGGCCGCCCATGATATAGGGCACGAAGGGCGTGCCCTTGCGCACGTAGAGCACGCCGATGCCCTTGGGCGCGTGCAGCTTGTGGCCGCTGAGGGAGAGCATGTCGATCTTGCTCTCGGCCAGGTTGATGGGGATCTTGCCCACGGCCTGGACGGCGTCGGTGTGGAAGAGCACGCCGCGGCGGTTGCAGATGGCCGCCAACTCCTCGACGGGAAAGACCACGCCGGTCTCGTTGTTGGCCCACATGATGCTGACCAGGGCGGTGTCCTCGCGGATGGCCTCGCGCAGCTTGTCGGGGTCGAGGTTGCCGCCGCGATCGACGGGCAAAAAGGTCACGTCGTGGCCGCGCTCGGAGAGATTCTGGCAGAAATTAAGCACCGCCGGATGCTCGACGCGGGTGGTGATGATGTGCTTTTTGCCGGGCTGCGAGCGCAGGGCGCTCATGATGGCGGTGTTGTCGCTTTCGGTGCCGCAGGAGGTGAAGATCAGCTCGCCGGGCGTGGCCCCCAGCAGGGCGGCGACTTTTTCGCGGGCTTGGGCCAGGTGATGGGCCACCTCGCCGCCAAAGTTGTGCATGCTGCTGGGATTGCCGTAACGGTCGCCAAAAAACGGCAACATTGCCGCCACGACCTCGGGGGCCACCTGGGTGGTGGCGTTGTTGTCGAGGTAAATGACCCGTTCGTGACTCACGCCTTCACCTCCTCGACCACCAGTTCGTCGGTGACGAACTCGCGCAGCTTGGCCTGCACGAACTGGCTGAGCGTGGCCTGGCTGGCCGCGCAGGAGCTGCACATGCCGCGCAACGACACCAGCACCTTGTCGCCGTCGATGTCGATCAACTCGATATCGCCGCCGTCTTGCTTCAGGGCCGGGCGCACCTCGCGTTCGAGGGTCTCCTCGACCAGGCGCATCTTTTGGATATTGGTCAGCTTTTTCTTGGGTTCGGCCTGCGGCGGGGCCTGGACCTTGGCCGCGAGCGCCCCCGAGGTCCACAACTCGTCGAGGATCTGCTGGATCTTGTCCACGCAGTCGCCGCAGCCGCCGCCGGCCTTGGTGTAGTTGGTGATCTCCTCGACGGTGTGCAGGTTGTTTTCGCTGGCCACGCGGCGGATTTCCTGATCGGTGACGCCGAAACACTGGCAGATGATCTCGCCCTCGGCCTGGGGCAGGGGGGCCTGGCCGCGGAAATTGCGGATGGCCGCCTGCAAGGCCTGCTCGCCCATCACCGAGCAGTGCATCTTTTCCTTGGGCAGGCCGCCCAGATATTCGGCGATGTCTTTGTTGGTGAGGTTTTCGGCCTGCTCGATGGTCATGCCCTTGATCATCTCGGTCAGGGCCGAACTGGAGGCGATGGCGCTGGCGCAGCCGAAGGTCTGGAACTTGGCGTCGGCGATGCGGCCCTGGTCGTCGATCTTGATCATCAGCTTGAGCGCGTCGCCACAGGCCAGGGAGCCCACCTCGCCCACGCCGCTGGCGTCGTCGATCTCGCCGACGTTCTTGGGATTGACGAAGTGCTCCTTGACTTTATCGGTATATTCCCACATATGGTTTCTCCCCGGCCGCGGCGGGCCAAAGCCCTTTTCGCCGGCTGGCCGTCAGTGGTCTTGGGGGTATTGACACAGTTCGATGAGCACGCCGTGGGTGGCCTTGGGGTGCAAAAACACCACCTTGGCCCCGTGGGCCCCCGGGCGCGGCTCGTCGCTGGTCAGCGGCACGCCCTTGGCCTTGAGCTCGGCGATGGCCGCGACGATGTCGTCGACCTCGAAGGCCAGGTGATGGACGCCCTCGCCTTTCTTGGCCACGTATTTGGCGATGACGCCGTCGTCGGTGGTGCTCTGGACCAGCTCGATGTTGGTCTCGCCCACGGGGATGAAGCCGGTGACCAGTTCACCCACCGGCTCGGTGGAGGTCAGCTCCAGGGGCAGCATGCTGGTGTAAACTTTCGCCGCCTCGTCGACGCTGCCGACGGCCACGCCGATATGG
Protein-coding regions in this window:
- a CDS encoding isochorismatase family protein, with the translated sequence MTHALTRPEDCALIVIDVQEKLLPVIDGHGAVLANCQRLARFAGLMDLPVLACRQRKLGQIVAPLAQALPPGLEAMEKTSFDCFGLEPFAGAVAGLGRRTLVLVGIEAHICVMQTALGALAAGYAVQVVADAVGSRAAGNHALALERLRQAGALITSAEMFIYELLQRADRPEFAQVLPLVK
- a CDS encoding methyl-accepting chemotaxis protein translates to MGWFGGSIRIKALTAFGLLLATTAALVLGAIYFLGAREADGAVVNIAGRQRMLSQKMTKEALMLAADFGQPAEVKKQLAASVELFEQGMTGLIDGDAAAGLPAADGAVAAQLALVQGLWRQLRQPLGQILQDRPDAARMRQATHALVQGNLGLLAEMNKAVDMLADIARGKVVLLKMLMLLGLGLSCAVFALAWLVTERGVIGQLGRLVAAVEQLRSGDLRPTAHQFSGRDEIAHVGVALESLRVAWADIARGIFEGAARVDNAAGEINSGNQDLADRTSGQAAAVEQTASTIEQMTTTVRKNAENAAKANDLAQKTTRIATDGGQSAARTAQAMAEVNASSQKIKEITSVVNEIAFQTNLLALNAAVEAARAGEAGRGFAVVAGEVRNLAGRSAAAAKEIQGLIGESAQKVEQGVRLARENAELLEAILDNVRDVGETVAEISAASHEQALGIEEVNKAVGQMDQAVQQNAALVEQAAASSADMAAAAQELRRQARLFVLD
- a CDS encoding sugar phosphate isomerase/epimerase family protein translates to MTAPLAISTVWAQEKTPPDQPRPPAAQIAQGILERLEVVGPRHLELEYRLDRQTLGLLRPELKSRGFQVVSLHNYIPTPEGLRASGDAFNLAHLDPDQRALAVRHAQASLELAADMEVGALVVHLGQITAILDKKVTPDAARAGGLTPEMAAHLRQRAALAPRHLDQACFSLERLLGRAEKLGVAIALENRNHAAELPDIAETGHLLARFAGAPIGFWFDTGHANTQALAGLAPLADWPRLYGDRLLGCHLHDAIGPDDHMPPGLGQLDWPALLAMVAHAPRLVLEVRPSHSVREMADAVRLIEGLLPQARAKSRQERQSSL
- the nifS gene encoding cysteine desulfurase NifS, which translates into the protein MSHERVIYLDNNATTQVAPEVVAAMLPFFGDRYGNPSSMHNFGGEVAHHLAQAREKVAALLGATPGELIFTSCGTESDNTAIMSALRSQPGKKHIITTRVEHPAVLNFCQNLSERGHDVTFLPVDRGGNLDPDKLREAIREDTALVSIMWANNETGVVFPVEELAAICNRRGVLFHTDAVQAVGKIPINLAESKIDMLSLSGHKLHAPKGIGVLYVRKGTPFVPYIMGGHQERGRRAGTENAPYIVGLGKACELAAQRMVEENSRVKALRDRLEAGLLKIEATILNGDKQRRLPNTCSISFEYIEGESILLHLSSRGVCASSGSACTSGSLEPSHVLRAMGVPYTAAHGSIRFSLSVYNTEEEIDYVLEHMPGVIEKLRAISPFWSQFKKTGAACLTGYMEP
- the nifU gene encoding Fe-S cluster assembly protein NifU, with product MWEYTDKVKEHFVNPKNVGEIDDASGVGEVGSLACGDALKLMIKIDDQGRIADAKFQTFGCASAIASSSALTEMIKGMTIEQAENLTNKDIAEYLGGLPKEKMHCSVMGEQALQAAIRNFRGQAPLPQAEGEIICQCFGVTDQEIRRVASENNLHTVEEITNYTKAGGGCGDCVDKIQQILDELWTSGALAAKVQAPPQAEPKKKLTNIQKMRLVEETLEREVRPALKQDGGDIELIDIDGDKVLVSLRGMCSSCAASQATLSQFVQAKLREFVTDELVVEEVKA
- the mce gene encoding methylmalonyl-CoA epimerase, translated to MKIKRLAHIGVAVGSVDEAAKVYTSMLPLELTSTEPVGELVTGFIPVGETNIELVQSTTDDGVIAKYVAKKGEGVHHLAFEVDDIVAAIAELKAKGVPLTSDEPRPGAHGAKVVFLHPKATHGVLIELCQYPQDH